The Pseudomonas sp. IB20 region GGGATGCGCTGTTCAAGCCGCTGGGCATCCACAACGCCATCTGGGAAACCGATGCCGACGAAACCTTCGTTGCCTCGTCCTACGCCTACCTCACCGCCCGCGACCTGGCGCGCGTCGGCCTGCTGATGGCGCGCGACGGTCGTTGGGGTGAGCAGCAGTTGCTGCCTAAAGAGTGGGTCGCCTTCAACCGCCAACCGTTCGACAAATACAAGGCTGGCCAGGACGAAGCCGTACCCGGCGGCCAATGGTGGCTGAACCAAGGCGCCCCAAGGCCATGGCCCGACGCTCCCGCCGACACCTTCGCCGCCCTTGGCCACTGGGGCCAGGCGCTGTTTGTGCTGCCCGACGAACACTTGGTGATCGTGCGCTACGGCGATGATCGCGACGGCACTTACCGCCACAACGAACTGCTCAAACGCGTGCTTGCGGCGGTGCAGCCATGATTCGTCGTCGGCCGTTTACCAGTGTGTTTCTCCTGCTATTACTCGCGTTGCTGGGTTGGGTCTGGCACGAGCGCGTCAACCTGCAAGCCTTCCCCGACATCATCGCGGCGTACACGGCCAAGGAGTACTGCTCGTGCCGGTATGTGGAGAACAACCCCGCCGAGTATTGCCTGGGGTATGTGAAGCAGTACGTGCCGACCAGTGCGTTTATCGACAAGCCGGAGCGTAGTGAAGTGACGGCGAGCGGGTTGGGGCGTACGCATACGGCTCGGTGGTTAGGTGATCGCCAAGGCTGTCGCCTGAATCCCTGACACACCCCAAATCCCCTTTGGGAGCTGGCTTGCCTGCGATGGGCATAGGTATCTACGCAACGCTTTGTGTGGTGCTGAGCTTGTGATGGGTTGATTGCGCCCGGCACCCGGCACAGTTAAGGTTCATCCAGGTTTTTTGCCCCATGAGTTTCTATGTTCAACGTCAAACCCCTGGCCTTCACACTGCTGACTTGTGCCGCACTGCCCGCCCACGCCAACTGGTACCTGGATAACGAATCCTCACGCCTGTCGTTCGTCACCACCAAAAACACCGAGATCGCCGAAGTGCATCGTTTCCTGGTGTTGCACGGCAAGGTCGACAGTCAGGGCGCGGCGCAACTGCAAGTGGAGCTGGAGTCGATCAACAGCGGCATCCCGCTGCGCGATGAGCGCATGCGCAATGATCTGTTTCAGATCAAGACTTTCCCCGAAGCGCTGATCAGCGCGCAGATCAATCTGCAGCCCATCAACGACCTGGCCCCCGGCGCGCAGTTGGAGTTGCGCCTGCCATTGAGCGTCACCCTGCACGGCAAGACCCAAACCTACAGCGCCGAGCTGTTGGCCACGCGCCTGGATGACCGGCGCTTTCAGGTGGTGACCCTGGAGCCGGTGGTGTTGCATGCCGAGGATTTCGAGCTGGCGCCGGGCGTGGCGATGCTGCGCAAGGCCGCGGGGCTCAAGTCGATCAGTTTGTCGGTGCCGGTGGGTGCGGTACTGATCTTTACGGCGCGCTGACGTGGGCGGCGCAGTGTTCCCGTGGCGCAGCGCCAACCGTTTCGAGTTGTTGATCGACGGGCCGAGCTTTTTCCCGCAGATGCTGGTGGGCATTGCCCGCGCTGAGCAGCAAGTCGATTTGGAGTTGTACCTGGTGGAAGCCGGAGCCTGTGCCGATGCCATGGTTCAGGCGTTGGTGCTGGCGGCCGAGCGCGGTGTGCGGGTGAGCTGTTTGTTTGATGATTACGGCAGCCTGGCCTTTACCTTGGGCTTGCGTAAGCGCCTGACCGACGCGGGCGTGCAGCTGCGTTTCTACAATCGCCTGAGCTGGCGGCGTTGGATGCGCAATCTGTACCGCGACCACCGCAAGCTGTTGCTGATTGACCA contains the following coding sequences:
- a CDS encoding YceI family protein; translation: MFNVKPLAFTLLTCAALPAHANWYLDNESSRLSFVTTKNTEIAEVHRFLVLHGKVDSQGAAQLQVELESINSGIPLRDERMRNDLFQIKTFPEALISAQINLQPINDLAPGAQLELRLPLSVTLHGKTQTYSAELLATRLDDRRFQVVTLEPVVLHAEDFELAPGVAMLRKAAGLKSISLSVPVGAVLIFTAR
- a CDS encoding amidase, whose product is MIRRRPFTSVFLLLLLALLGWVWHERVNLQAFPDIIAAYTAKEYCSCRYVENNPAEYCLGYVKQYVPTSAFIDKPERSEVTASGLGRTHTARWLGDRQGCRLNP